A genomic stretch from Camelus ferus isolate YT-003-E chromosome 29, BCGSAC_Cfer_1.0, whole genome shotgun sequence includes:
- the RBIS gene encoding ribosomal biogenesis factor isoform X2, which yields MAKNKLRGQKSRNVFHIASQKSFKVKNKAKPVTTNLKKIKIVNDEKVNRMNKAFIDIQKELAHFSRGLCLEPLQKQLTPEQRHEDKPVNVDEATRLMAQL from the exons ATGGCCAAGAACAAACTAAGAGGGCAGAAGTCCAGGAATGTATTCCACATAGCTAGCCAAAAAAGCtttaaggttaaaaataaagcaaaaccagTTACCACTAATCTTAAGAAG ataaagattgtGAATGATGAAAAAGTGAACAGAATGAACAAAGCCTTTATAGATATACAAAAGGAGCTTGCACATTTCTCAAGAGGCCTTTGCCTTGAACCTCTGCAGAAACAGCTG ACTCCTGAGCAGCGTCACGAAGACAAACCAGTTAACGTTGATGAAGCTACAAGATTAATGGCTCAGCTGTAA
- the RBIS gene encoding ribosomal biogenesis factor isoform X1, translating to MSSLGQTMAKNKLRGQKSRNVFHIASQKSFKVKNKAKPVTTNLKKIKIVNDEKVNRMNKAFIDIQKELAHFSRGLCLEPLQKQLTPEQRHEDKPVNVDEATRLMAQL from the exons ATGAGTTCACTAGGCCAG aCAATGGCCAAGAACAAACTAAGAGGGCAGAAGTCCAGGAATGTATTCCACATAGCTAGCCAAAAAAGCtttaaggttaaaaataaagcaaaaccagTTACCACTAATCTTAAGAAG ataaagattgtGAATGATGAAAAAGTGAACAGAATGAACAAAGCCTTTATAGATATACAAAAGGAGCTTGCACATTTCTCAAGAGGCCTTTGCCTTGAACCTCTGCAGAAACAGCTG ACTCCTGAGCAGCGTCACGAAGACAAACCAGTTAACGTTGATGAAGCTACAAGATTAATGGCTCAGCTGTAA